A window of the Sneathiella sp. P13V-1 genome harbors these coding sequences:
- a CDS encoding Na(+)/H(+) antiporter subunit D: protein MIDGLNPGLILILGALIVPFTSGFIRNLYLLALPVVGLYYTWSLGLGSFGEVEILGFSLVLTKIDALARVFGTIFHIAAFAGLLYGLHVKDTQQQVATLIYAGAAIAAVFAGDLISLFSYWELTAISSAFLIFASRNERAYKAGIRYLIIQVTSGVVLLAGIVLYAYETGSMAVGPMELDSLASWLFLIAFGIKTAFPLLHNWIQDAYPEATVFGTVILSAFTTKLAVYALARVFAGEDLLLIIGGIMVVFPIFHATLENDLRRTIAYSMNSQQGFMVIGVGIGTELALNGVAAHATVSILYTCLLFMATGAVLYRSGTAKITELGNVYKGMPLTTAFAVIGALVIMAFPLTAAFASKSLILSAALDGKMVILWLVMLFGAVAVIDNVGLKIPVLGFFKSGGDMKLKEAPTHMLLAMGFLAVLAIGIGVFPTAFFALLPYEMDYHVYTASHVVTQLQLIVFAAVVFAGCLKFGHYPKPQDTRTLDFDWIYRRPLKKFAILLGTAINTAYVWILETSQAVISWIIEKSRETHAGLGAMSRTTASGTAVSIVLLLFGITLLLVY, encoded by the coding sequence ATGATTGATGGTCTGAACCCCGGCCTGATCCTTATTTTGGGGGCGCTGATTGTCCCTTTCACAAGTGGTTTTATTCGCAACTTGTATTTGCTCGCCTTGCCTGTCGTAGGTCTCTACTACACTTGGTCGCTTGGTCTTGGCAGTTTTGGCGAAGTTGAAATTTTGGGCTTCTCTTTAGTCTTGACCAAGATTGATGCCCTTGCCCGTGTATTTGGTACGATCTTCCATATCGCGGCTTTTGCGGGGCTTCTATATGGACTGCACGTTAAAGACACACAGCAACAGGTTGCCACACTCATTTATGCAGGTGCCGCCATTGCTGCCGTCTTTGCAGGGGATTTGATCTCCCTCTTCTCCTATTGGGAACTAACGGCGATCTCTTCTGCATTCCTGATTTTTGCAAGCCGTAACGAACGGGCGTATAAAGCTGGTATCCGCTATCTGATCATTCAGGTGACAAGTGGTGTTGTGTTGCTCGCCGGTATTGTGCTTTACGCCTATGAGACCGGTAGTATGGCCGTTGGCCCCATGGAGCTAGATTCTCTTGCCAGTTGGTTATTCCTGATAGCCTTCGGCATTAAAACAGCCTTTCCTTTGCTTCATAACTGGATACAGGACGCCTACCCCGAAGCCACCGTCTTTGGCACCGTTATTCTATCCGCCTTCACGACGAAGTTGGCTGTTTATGCCTTGGCACGTGTGTTTGCGGGTGAAGATCTTCTGTTGATCATTGGTGGTATTATGGTGGTCTTCCCCATCTTCCATGCCACGCTTGAAAATGATCTTCGCAGAACCATCGCCTATTCCATGAATAGCCAGCAAGGTTTCATGGTCATTGGGGTTGGTATTGGCACTGAACTTGCCCTAAACGGTGTCGCAGCACATGCAACTGTTAGTATTCTCTATACTTGTCTTCTGTTTATGGCGACGGGCGCTGTGCTTTACCGCTCCGGTACAGCCAAGATCACAGAGCTTGGTAATGTCTATAAAGGGATGCCACTTACAACAGCTTTTGCCGTCATCGGCGCGCTGGTCATTATGGCATTCCCACTCACTGCGGCGTTCGCATCTAAAAGCCTGATCCTGTCGGCCGCTCTTGATGGCAAGATGGTCATTCTTTGGCTGGTAATGTTGTTCGGTGCCGTTGCTGTTATTGACAATGTGGGCCTTAAAATTCCGGTATTGGGTTTCTTCAAATCCGGCGGCGATATGAAACTTAAAGAAGCGCCAACTCATATGCTGCTGGCCATGGGGTTTTTGGCAGTTCTTGCAATTGGCATTGGTGTTTTCCCGACTGCCTTCTTTGCCTTGTTGCCGTATGAAATGGATTATCACGTCTACACCGCAAGCCATGTGGTTACTCAGCTTCAACTGATTGTCTTTGCAGCTGTTGTCTTCGCAGGTTGCCTGAAGTTCGGCCACTATCCAAAACCACAAGATACACGCACCCTTGATTTTGACTGGATCTATCGTCGACCGTTGAAAAAATTTGCTATTCTTTTGGGCACTGCCATTAACACGGCCTATGTGTGGATTCTGGAAACGTCACAAGCTGTTATCAGTTGGATTATCGAGAAAAGCCGGGAAACCCATGCTGGACTTGGTGCGATGTCGAGAACGACCGCATCTGGCACCGCTGTCTCCATTGTGTTGCTCTTATTCGGTATCACCCTTCTTCTGGTTTACTAG
- a CDS encoding ChaN family lipoprotein, which produces MKQIFMASMIGLSLVAAGCTHPDDKLSASIDNSVKLSDIGDRIQKADFVLIGEKHDNPEHHKVQAAILKQNLNKGDVVVFEMLKSTQSKAIDDFNAGKTELSAFEKALVWEKSGWPDWNYYAPLFGTARDKGAEIRYGSLPIKELKKTSFNNDALSDSAKSDLQDDIREGHCGLLPEQAIKPMTTVQMQKDAFMAQQMLTGEGDSNRRFLIAGNGHVLKDRAVPRHLAGKEGKIVVIGFGEKGQEEANIYDNYDIYWITDSVGKTQEDYCADLKKRFSKMKKK; this is translated from the coding sequence ATGAAGCAGATTTTCATGGCATCCATGATAGGATTGTCGCTTGTTGCAGCTGGATGTACACACCCGGATGACAAACTATCTGCTTCAATTGATAACAGTGTGAAACTCAGTGATATCGGAGATCGCATTCAAAAAGCGGACTTCGTTCTCATTGGGGAAAAGCACGACAATCCTGAGCATCACAAAGTTCAAGCAGCAATCCTGAAGCAGAATTTAAATAAAGGTGATGTCGTCGTTTTTGAAATGTTGAAATCAACGCAAAGCAAAGCGATTGATGATTTCAACGCTGGTAAAACAGAACTGAGTGCATTTGAAAAAGCACTGGTTTGGGAGAAATCCGGCTGGCCGGATTGGAACTATTACGCACCCCTTTTTGGGACCGCCCGAGATAAAGGCGCAGAAATCAGATATGGTAGCCTGCCTATCAAAGAATTGAAGAAAACCAGTTTCAACAATGATGCCTTATCAGACAGCGCGAAAAGTGATTTACAGGATGACATCCGCGAAGGGCATTGTGGTTTATTACCTGAACAGGCCATCAAACCTATGACAACGGTTCAGATGCAAAAAGATGCGTTCATGGCACAGCAAATGTTGACTGGTGAAGGTGATAGCAACCGCCGCTTCTTAATTGCTGGGAATGGACACGTTCTCAAAGACCGCGCTGTTCCCCGTCATCTTGCAGGCAAGGAAGGTAAGATTGTTGTCATTGGCTTTGGAGAAAAGGGACAGGAAGAAGCCAATATCTACGACAATTACGATATTTATTGGATAACGGACAGCGTTGGAAAAACGCAGGAAGATTACTGCGCAGACCTTAAAAAGCGTTTTTCAAAAATGAAAAAGAAATAA
- a CDS encoding CoxG family protein, whose product MEMHGEELINAPKEKVWEALNDPEILKQAIPGCEEIEKDSDTSFTAKVKVKVGPVKATFKGAVSLSNIDAPNGYTITGEGKGGAAGFGKGGADVSLTEADGGTLLKYDVKASVGGKMAQIGSRLIDSTAKKLAGEFFTNFNELVSTGAAEEAPAVETETSAAAETTPEPAQAENVAPTQSATPEPQEPEQPAGWMKPSILIPVAIVVAAILYFLTQGNS is encoded by the coding sequence ATGGAAATGCACGGCGAAGAATTGATCAATGCCCCAAAGGAAAAAGTGTGGGAGGCGTTGAACGATCCTGAAATTCTAAAACAAGCCATTCCCGGATGTGAAGAAATCGAAAAAGACAGCGACACATCCTTCACCGCCAAGGTTAAAGTCAAGGTTGGCCCTGTAAAAGCCACTTTTAAGGGAGCGGTAAGCTTGAGCAATATTGACGCACCTAATGGGTACACCATCACTGGTGAAGGTAAAGGCGGCGCTGCTGGTTTTGGTAAAGGTGGTGCCGATGTGTCTTTGACTGAAGCTGATGGTGGAACGCTTTTAAAATATGATGTGAAAGCATCTGTGGGCGGAAAAATGGCGCAAATCGGCTCCCGTCTGATTGACAGCACTGCAAAGAAACTGGCTGGTGAGTTTTTCACAAACTTCAATGAGCTAGTCAGCACGGGTGCCGCAGAAGAAGCACCCGCGGTAGAAACAGAAACATCTGCCGCAGCAGAAACGACGCCGGAACCGGCACAGGCAGAAAATGTGGCACCAACTCAGTCCGCGACACCTGAACCACAAGAACCTGAACAACCTGCAGGTTGGATGAAGCCATCCATTCTTATTCCCGTGGCTATTGTTGTCGCCGCTATCCTGTATTTTTTGACGCAGGGAAATTCTTAG
- a CDS encoding (2Fe-2S)-binding protein: MTTVTMTVNGKSVTADVEPNTLLVQFIRENLRLTGTHVGCDTSQCGACTVHVNGSSMKSCTMLAVQADGADVTTIEGLANGDKLHPMQEAFRENHGLQCGFCTPGMIMSAVDLVNRNPNPSEDTIRHELEGNICRCTGYHNIVKSVKAASEKMGG; the protein is encoded by the coding sequence ATGACAACCGTTACGATGACGGTAAACGGAAAAAGTGTCACCGCAGATGTGGAACCAAATACACTTTTAGTTCAGTTTATCCGTGAAAATTTGCGTCTTACCGGTACACATGTTGGCTGTGATACCAGCCAGTGTGGTGCCTGTACTGTCCATGTGAACGGCAGCAGCATGAAATCATGTACAATGCTGGCAGTTCAGGCTGACGGTGCGGACGTTACGACTATTGAAGGCCTTGCAAATGGGGACAAACTTCACCCTATGCAGGAAGCTTTCAGAGAGAATCATGGTCTGCAGTGTGGTTTCTGCACGCCGGGCATGATCATGAGCGCTGTTGATCTGGTCAACCGCAACCCGAACCCTTCCGAGGACACAATCCGTCACGAACTGGAAGGCAATATCTGCCGCTGTACCGGCTACCACAATATTGTCAAATCAGTGAAAGCTGCATCGGAGAAAATGGGAGGGTGA
- a CDS encoding xanthine dehydrogenase family protein molybdopterin-binding subunit → MSVENGIGASVVRKEDQRFITGNGNYLDDINKAGQCYGYFLRSPHAFAKINSIDLTAAKAAPGVVDIFTGADMAADAVGGLICGWGISNKDGTPHAAPPHPCLATDSVKHVGDQVAFVVAESLQAAKDAAELIEVDYEELQSVTDVRKAASGAQIHPEAPGNQCYDWELGDKEAVDAAFANAAHITKMDLINNRLAPNPMEPRAALGEYDRGTGEYTLYTTSQNPHVARLILSAFVNIAPENKLRVIAPDVGGGFGSKIFVYAEETTTIWASKRVGRPIKWTADRSEAFLTDAHGRDHATHAEMAFDADGNILGFRVSTLANMGAYLSTFASAVPTYLYATLLNGQYKMPCIYAEVQAMFTNTTPVDAYRGAGRPEATYVVERMMERAARDMNMDPTELRMKNFIAPDAYPYETPVIMTYDSGDYPQTMNLAKDMIDYAGFQARKAESASRGKLRGIGSAAYIEACGIAPSAAVGSLGAGVGLWESAEVRFNPTGSVTVFTGSHSHGQGHETTFAQLVADKLGVPYESIEVVHGDTTKVPFGMGTYGSRSLAVGGSAIVKAADKIVDKAKKIAAHLMEASADDIEHNQGVYSIAGTDKQMTIGELAFAAYVPHNYPEDLEPGLAENAFYDPLNFTFPAGTHIAEVEIDPATGIVEVVDWAAADDFGNVINPMIVEGQVHGGVAQGIGQALLEGVVYDDDSGQLLTGSYMDYCMPRADNLPNFKVEATNTPCPSNPLGVKGCGEAGAIAAPAALMNAITDALGKEIDMPATPEKVWRAAQSA, encoded by the coding sequence ATGTCAGTAGAAAACGGGATCGGCGCATCTGTCGTACGTAAAGAAGACCAACGTTTTATTACAGGTAACGGCAATTACCTGGATGATATCAATAAAGCTGGCCAGTGTTATGGCTATTTCCTTCGCTCGCCTCATGCGTTTGCGAAAATCAACTCAATCGATCTGACCGCAGCGAAAGCAGCCCCTGGTGTTGTAGACATCTTCACAGGTGCCGATATGGCAGCCGATGCTGTGGGTGGTTTGATTTGTGGCTGGGGCATTAGTAACAAAGATGGCACCCCCCATGCGGCCCCTCCTCACCCGTGCCTTGCAACAGACAGCGTAAAACACGTAGGTGATCAGGTTGCATTTGTTGTGGCTGAAAGCCTTCAGGCAGCAAAAGATGCCGCCGAACTGATCGAAGTTGACTATGAAGAGCTTCAATCTGTCACAGATGTGCGTAAAGCTGCCAGTGGCGCGCAAATCCACCCTGAGGCACCGGGCAACCAGTGTTATGACTGGGAATTGGGTGATAAAGAAGCGGTTGATGCGGCCTTTGCAAATGCAGCCCACATCACGAAGATGGATTTGATCAATAACCGTCTCGCCCCAAATCCGATGGAACCGCGTGCGGCCCTTGGCGAATATGATAGAGGGACTGGAGAATATACACTCTACACGACTAGTCAGAACCCCCATGTGGCACGTCTGATCCTGTCTGCATTTGTGAATATAGCGCCTGAAAACAAACTTCGAGTCATTGCTCCAGATGTTGGCGGCGGTTTCGGAAGTAAAATCTTCGTTTATGCGGAAGAAACCACAACAATTTGGGCCTCAAAACGTGTTGGTCGTCCAATTAAATGGACTGCCGACCGTTCAGAAGCCTTCCTGACGGACGCCCATGGGCGTGACCATGCAACTCATGCTGAAATGGCGTTTGACGCAGACGGTAATATTCTTGGCTTCCGCGTTTCAACCCTTGCCAATATGGGCGCGTATCTGTCCACATTTGCTTCTGCCGTGCCAACATATCTATATGCAACGTTGCTGAATGGTCAGTATAAAATGCCATGCATTTATGCGGAAGTTCAGGCGATGTTCACAAACACCACTCCGGTTGATGCCTACCGTGGTGCGGGCCGTCCAGAAGCCACATATGTTGTGGAACGCATGATGGAACGTGCCGCGCGCGACATGAATATGGATCCAACAGAATTGCGCATGAAGAACTTCATCGCACCTGATGCCTATCCTTATGAAACACCGGTTATCATGACATATGACAGCGGTGATTATCCTCAGACCATGAACCTTGCAAAAGACATGATTGATTATGCAGGTTTCCAGGCTCGTAAAGCAGAAAGCGCCTCACGCGGTAAACTCCGCGGTATCGGCTCAGCTGCTTATATTGAAGCTTGCGGTATCGCGCCATCTGCGGCTGTTGGCTCTTTGGGTGCTGGTGTTGGCCTTTGGGAAAGCGCAGAAGTTCGTTTCAATCCAACAGGTTCCGTGACTGTCTTTACAGGTAGCCACAGCCATGGTCAGGGTCATGAGACAACCTTTGCCCAGCTGGTCGCCGATAAACTTGGTGTTCCATATGAATCCATCGAAGTGGTTCACGGTGATACAACCAAGGTACCATTTGGTATGGGTACTTACGGTTCCCGTTCTCTGGCTGTTGGTGGTTCCGCTATTGTGAAGGCTGCTGATAAAATCGTTGATAAAGCCAAGAAGATCGCTGCCCATCTGATGGAAGCATCTGCAGATGATATTGAACACAATCAAGGTGTTTATTCCATCGCGGGTACCGACAAACAGATGACAATCGGTGAGTTGGCTTTTGCGGCTTATGTTCCGCACAACTATCCGGAAGATCTGGAGCCAGGCCTAGCTGAAAATGCTTTCTACGATCCGCTTAACTTTACGTTCCCAGCAGGAACGCATATTGCTGAAGTGGAAATTGATCCGGCAACCGGTATTGTTGAGGTGGTCGATTGGGCCGCAGCTGACGATTTCGGTAACGTGATCAATCCAATGATCGTTGAAGGTCAGGTTCATGGCGGTGTTGCCCAGGGTATCGGACAGGCGCTGCTAGAAGGAGTTGTCTATGATGATGACAGTGGCCAGCTATTGACAGGCTCTTACATGGATTACTGTATGCCACGAGCAGATAACCTGCCTAACTTCAAAGTGGAAGCAACAAACACCCCATGCCCAAGCAACCCGCTTGGTGTGAAAGGGTGCGGTGAAGCTGGTGCCATAGCAGCCCCTGCAGCACTGATGAATGCGATCACTGATGCATTGGGTAAGGAAATCGACATGCCTGCGACACCAGAGAAAGTCTGGCGTGCAGCGCAAAGCGCATAA
- a CDS encoding FAD binding domain-containing protein — protein sequence MYSFDYERPSGIDAAAAAVGEDDKYLAGGQSFLPTLKLRLAQVDKLVDLGGISDLVGITVSGGEVTIGAMTTHAAVATSADVRNAIPALADMASNIGDAQVRNRGTIGGSIANNDPAACYPSSLMALGATVHTNKRSIPADDFFVDLFETALEDGELVTKVSFPIPEKAAYAKFPNPASRFALVGVFVAKTAGGARVAVTGAGPCVFRQGDMEAALSGNFSSDAISGISTAADDLNSDIHASSEYRAHLISVMAARAVDAAS from the coding sequence ATGTACAGTTTTGACTATGAACGCCCTTCGGGCATTGACGCAGCCGCAGCCGCTGTTGGCGAGGATGATAAGTATCTGGCAGGAGGACAATCCTTCCTGCCAACCTTGAAACTTCGTTTGGCGCAGGTTGATAAACTTGTTGATCTTGGCGGGATTTCAGATCTGGTGGGAATTACGGTCTCTGGTGGTGAAGTTACTATCGGCGCAATGACAACCCACGCAGCTGTTGCGACTTCCGCAGATGTTAGAAATGCGATCCCTGCCCTTGCAGATATGGCATCCAACATCGGTGACGCGCAGGTTCGTAACCGCGGCACAATTGGCGGCTCCATTGCCAATAATGACCCGGCGGCATGCTATCCATCTTCACTGATGGCACTTGGTGCAACAGTTCACACAAACAAACGCAGCATTCCTGCTGATGATTTCTTTGTGGATCTGTTTGAAACGGCTTTGGAAGACGGTGAATTGGTCACGAAAGTTTCCTTCCCAATTCCAGAAAAAGCAGCCTATGCCAAATTCCCGAACCCAGCGTCACGTTTTGCGTTGGTCGGTGTATTTGTGGCAAAGACAGCTGGTGGTGCACGGGTTGCCGTGACAGGCGCCGGACCTTGTGTTTTCCGTCAGGGCGACATGGAAGCAGCACTTTCAGGCAACTTCTCATCAGATGCCATCAGCGGTATTTCTACAGCAGCTGATGATCTGAACTCAGATATTCACGCATCATCTGAATATCGTGCGCATTTGATCAGTGTCATGGCAGCACGTGCCGTGGATGCGGCATCTTAA
- a CDS encoding AAA family ATPase has translation MPSTLPSSIDAVETLLKEANYVADRSLATVLFLSLKMGRPLFLEGEAGVGKTEIAKVLADQLDRPLIRLQCYEGLDVSSAVYEWNYARQMIEIRLSEATETTDKKTLGQNIFSDEFLIKRPLLQALEDTGKGAPVLLIDELDRTDEPFEAYLLEVLSDFQITIPELGTIKAAEPPIVIITSNRTREIHDALKRRCLYHWVDYPDAEREKDIIRRKIPGADERLTAQIVAFVQKLREDPSLFKLPGIAESLDWTNALTELNTISLDPAVINDTLGVLLKYQDDIAKMQGSEAAEILTQINQELESSGDTAG, from the coding sequence ATGCCTTCAACTCTTCCCTCTTCCATTGATGCGGTTGAAACTCTCCTTAAAGAAGCAAACTATGTTGCAGATCGAAGTCTTGCGACCGTGTTGTTTCTGTCGTTAAAAATGGGGCGCCCCCTGTTTTTGGAAGGTGAAGCGGGTGTTGGTAAAACTGAAATTGCAAAAGTGTTGGCAGATCAATTGGACCGCCCTCTCATCCGTTTGCAATGTTATGAAGGGCTGGATGTTTCTTCCGCTGTGTATGAATGGAACTATGCACGGCAAATGATTGAAATTCGCCTCTCAGAAGCAACAGAGACGACTGACAAGAAAACCCTCGGCCAAAATATTTTCTCAGATGAGTTCCTGATTAAGCGCCCTCTTCTTCAGGCGCTTGAAGATACAGGTAAAGGCGCACCTGTTCTGCTGATTGATGAGCTAGACCGTACGGACGAGCCTTTTGAGGCCTATCTGCTGGAAGTGCTGTCAGATTTTCAGATTACGATCCCGGAACTTGGCACAATTAAAGCGGCTGAACCACCGATAGTTATTATTACGTCAAACCGGACCCGTGAAATTCACGACGCCCTTAAACGGCGTTGTCTCTATCATTGGGTTGATTATCCGGATGCGGAGCGTGAAAAAGACATCATTCGCCGTAAGATCCCGGGCGCAGATGAACGCTTAACGGCACAGATTGTCGCCTTCGTTCAGAAACTGCGTGAGGATCCGTCCTTGTTTAAGCTCCCCGGCATTGCAGAAAGTCTTGACTGGACCAATGCCCTGACCGAGCTGAACACAATCTCTTTGGATCCGGCGGTTATCAATGACACACTTGGGGTGCTCCTGAAATATCAGGATGATATTGCCAAGATGCAGGGATCAGAAGCAGCTGAAATTCTGACCCAGATCAATCAGGAACTGGAGAGTTCCGGTGACACCGCAGGCTGA
- a CDS encoding vWA domain-containing protein: protein MTPQADPVETANEAGTFAENILHFARTLRRAGLPVGPGRVIEALRAVECAGLQRRDDFYWTLHSVFVNRHDQWPLFDQAFHIFWKNPDILKKMMDMMLPTTYLDKVSGDEDEISKRLSQALAPDEAPDSDNDQENEEVEINAELTTSESELLQEKDFEDMSTEELEEAKKAMQSLKLPIREVRTRRLVARSSGNRIDMRRTLRAALRSGGATIPLRYRTNIKKHPPLVIMCDISGSMSQYSRMLLHFLHAITNDRDRVHTFVFGTRLTNITRYMRYRDVDEALDAVSEKVEDWSGGTRIGSTIEEFNKYWSRRVLGQGAVVLFISDGLDRDQADILGPEMERLHKSCRQLIWLNPLLRYDGFEPKARGIKAILPHVDIFRTVHNLQSLSDLSEILSQPDTNTDNTRRLIA, encoded by the coding sequence GTGACACCGCAGGCTGATCCCGTTGAGACAGCCAACGAAGCGGGAACCTTTGCTGAAAATATCCTGCATTTTGCACGAACGTTAAGGCGCGCAGGCCTTCCCGTTGGCCCCGGCCGCGTGATTGAAGCATTGCGTGCCGTCGAATGTGCAGGCCTTCAACGGCGGGATGATTTCTATTGGACCCTTCATTCGGTTTTCGTCAATCGTCATGATCAGTGGCCTCTTTTTGATCAGGCTTTTCATATCTTCTGGAAAAACCCGGACATCTTGAAGAAGATGATGGATATGATGCTTCCCACCACTTATCTCGATAAAGTTTCAGGCGATGAAGACGAGATTTCAAAACGACTGTCTCAGGCCCTTGCTCCTGATGAGGCACCAGATAGCGATAATGATCAGGAAAATGAAGAAGTTGAGATAAATGCAGAACTCACCACGTCAGAAAGTGAGCTTTTGCAGGAAAAAGACTTCGAGGATATGAGCACAGAGGAATTGGAAGAAGCCAAAAAGGCTATGCAATCCCTAAAGCTGCCTATTCGTGAAGTGAGAACCCGTCGTCTTGTTGCGCGGAGTTCTGGCAACCGTATTGATATGCGCCGAACATTACGAGCCGCGCTACGTTCAGGCGGTGCCACTATCCCACTTCGCTATCGAACCAACATTAAGAAACACCCGCCCTTGGTGATCATGTGCGACATTTCCGGCTCCATGTCCCAATATAGCCGTATGCTGCTTCATTTTCTCCACGCCATCACTAATGACCGGGACCGAGTTCATACATTTGTTTTCGGAACGCGGCTTACCAATATCACAAGATATATGCGTTACCGCGATGTGGACGAGGCTTTGGACGCGGTTAGTGAAAAAGTCGAAGACTGGTCTGGCGGCACCCGTATCGGCAGCACTATTGAAGAGTTCAACAAATACTGGTCTCGCCGGGTTTTGGGGCAAGGTGCTGTTGTACTCTTTATTTCTGATGGCCTGGACCGGGATCAAGCAGACATTCTGGGACCTGAGATGGAACGGTTACACAAATCCTGCCGTCAACTTATCTGGCTTAATCCCCTGCTTCGCTATGATGGGTTCGAACCTAAAGCCCGGGGCATTAAAGCCATCCTGCCCCATGTAGATATTTTCCGTACCGTGCACAATCTACAAAGTCTATCGGACCTTTCTGAGATTTTGTCCCAACCTGACACGAATACCGACAACACAAGGAGACTGATCGCATGA
- a CDS encoding XdhC family protein, with product MLDKAVKDDVLAQALSWKEAGKRVALATVVQTWGSAPRPIGSQLAIDNDGQMVGSVSGGCVEGAVIQEAITLMEEGGHKMLEFGVTNDEAWEVGLACGGKIRIFVETVN from the coding sequence ATGCTCGATAAAGCAGTCAAAGATGATGTTTTGGCTCAAGCCCTTAGCTGGAAAGAAGCCGGCAAACGGGTTGCCCTAGCTACAGTTGTCCAAACCTGGGGATCTGCCCCTCGTCCCATTGGCAGTCAACTCGCCATTGATAATGACGGTCAAATGGTGGGTTCCGTCAGTGGTGGTTGCGTTGAAGGTGCCGTTATTCAAGAGGCGATCACCCTCATGGAAGAAGGCGGACATAAGATGCTGGAATTTGGTGTGACCAATGATGAAGCGTGGGAAGTGGGCCTTGCCTGCGGTGGCAAAATCCGAATTTTCGTTGAAACTGTGAATTAG
- a CDS encoding XdhC family protein, which produces MDLQLLKELAEAKEAKRQVVVATHVDDGNSQLLFPFETDEINPLLEAAREALRRDKPTEFEDGEDKWFLNIHNPSLRMFIVGAVHIAQKLAPMAAASGYDVTVIDPRRSFGSTFRFPDVHLDDRWPDEAMDELAPDRRTAIVTLTHDAKLDDPALEAALKSDVFYIGALGSTRTNAKRHQRLTNKGFTEDDLARINGPVGLNIGAQSPAEIAISIMAEITAILRKGSTDDL; this is translated from the coding sequence ATGGACTTGCAATTACTTAAAGAACTGGCTGAGGCGAAAGAAGCCAAGCGTCAGGTTGTCGTCGCAACCCACGTTGATGATGGCAACTCACAACTTTTATTTCCGTTTGAAACGGATGAGATCAATCCGCTTCTTGAAGCTGCTCGTGAAGCACTCCGCCGGGATAAGCCAACTGAATTTGAAGATGGTGAAGACAAGTGGTTCTTAAACATCCATAACCCGTCTTTGCGCATGTTCATTGTTGGCGCTGTGCATATTGCACAAAAGCTTGCCCCTATGGCTGCAGCCTCAGGCTATGACGTCACGGTTATTGATCCACGCCGCAGCTTTGGCTCCACTTTCCGGTTTCCCGATGTCCATCTGGATGACCGCTGGCCAGATGAGGCTATGGATGAACTAGCCCCTGATCGCCGCACTGCTATCGTGACGCTTACACATGATGCAAAACTGGATGATCCGGCATTGGAAGCGGCATTAAAATCAGATGTCTTCTACATCGGTGCCTTGGGAAGCACCCGCACCAATGCTAAACGCCATCAACGCCTGACTAACAAAGGTTTTACCGAAGATGATTTGGCGCGGATTAATGGCCCGGTTGGCCTGAATATCGGGGCACAATCCCCTGCTGAAATTGCCATATCTATCATGGCGGAAATCACAGCAATCTTGCGTAAAGGATCAACAGATGATCTTTGA